One Epinephelus moara isolate mb chromosome 20, YSFRI_EMoa_1.0, whole genome shotgun sequence genomic window carries:
- the LOC126407352 gene encoding E3 SUMO-protein ligase ZBED1-like gives MVEGFLEQQPAVTAALLSPDVRKREKDISTFTESDISNAEEFIQALKPMKVATCVMSDEKNPTVSVIAPLHAQLLQATQETLGDPPFVRDLKEAVHQDLSKRYTSEVEKATLNLASVLDPRFKVLPFLPEEEKQETFARLVAEAAATVEHCQEVVTQDQEELGDCAAAAEEGQNKGGDRDSQGPPSAKRRVSSALDELLQILHICVICR, from the exons ATGGTTGAGGGTTTTCTGGAGCAACAGCCAGCAGTCACAGCTGCACTGCTTTCCCCCGAtgtgagaaaaagagagaaagatatCAGCACATTCACTGAGTCGGACATATCTAATGCGGAGGAGTTCATCCAGGCCCTGAAGCCCATGAAGGTGGCTACATGTGTTATGTCAGATGAGAAAAACCCGACAGTGTCTGTCATAGCCCCACTCCATGCGCAGCTCCTGCAAGCCACCCAAGAAACCCTCGGAGATCCTCCGTTTGTCAGAGACCTGAAAGAAGCTGTTCACCAAGACCTTAGTAAGAGGTACACGTCCGAGGTGGAGAAGGCCACACTTAATCTAGCTTCAGTGCTAGATCCAAGGTTTAAAGTGCTGCCGTTCCtgccagaggaggagaaacaggaaACATTTGCAAGACTGGTCGCTGAAGCTGCAGCCACTGTGGAGCATTGtcag gAAGTGGTGACGCAGGACCAGGAGGAACTTGGTGAttgtgcagctgctgcagaagaGGGCCAGAAtaaaggaggagacagagattCCCAGGGCCCCCCATCTGCAAAAAGAAGAGTGTCCAGTGCTCTGGATGAATTACtacaaatattacatatttGTGTTATATGCAGATAA